A single genomic interval of Daucus carota subsp. sativus chromosome 1, DH1 v3.0, whole genome shotgun sequence harbors:
- the LOC108195051 gene encoding uncharacterized protein LOC108195051 has product MAVQAGIGVSRLILLVGAGYGGTVLLQNRKLSEIIGDIQSFVARQEKNGENGESDISDAIATQVKRLAMEVKQLASARQITVLNGSSGGNVTALIVPAALLGTVGYGYMWWKGVSFSDLMYVTKKSMSTAVSNLTKHLEHVSDALAATKKHLTQRIENLDGKLDDQIEVSKLIKTEVTDVRAELSDIGYDLNTIQSLVHGLNGKIMTLEEKQDFANNGILYLVDCVNGKGVASPQMLQVQEQLKLSAKTKGLLTSSEAPPIKGFKDIEDFLLGGVNSPASDGKVEKLPGLPRRMIRTRTAIC; this is encoded by the exons ATGGCGGTTCAAGCTGGAATCGGCGTTTCTCGCCTCATCCTCTTAGTCGGAGCAG GATATGGCGGAACGGTGCTGCTTCAGAATCGCAAGTTATCGGAAATTATAGGCGATATTCAG tcGTTTGTAGCTAGGCAGGAGAAGAATGGGGAAAATGGCGAATCTGATATCTCTGATGCTATTGCTACTCAG GTCAAAAGGCTAGCAATGGAGGTCAAGCAACTTGCCTCTGCTCGACAAATTACTGTTCTGAATGGGAGCTCTGGGG GTAATGTAACGGCCTTGATAGTACCAGCTGCTTTGCTGGGAACTGTGGGTTATGGATACATGTGGTGGAAG GGTGTATCATTCTCGGACCTTATGTATGTTACTAAGAAGAGCATGTCTACTGCTGTTTCAAATTTGACAAAGCATTTGGAGCATGTGTCTGACGCTCTTGCT GCAACCAAAAAGCACTTGACTCAGCGAATTGAGAACTTGGATGGAAAGCTAGATGACCAGATAGAGGTTTCAAAGTTAATAAAGACTGAG GTGACTGATGTTCGTGCTGAACTTTCGGATATTGGTTATGACCTGAATACTATACAGTCTCTGGTTCATGGCTTG AATGGGAAGATCATGACTTTGGAAGAAAAGCAG GATTTTGCAAATAATGGCATCTTATACCTGGTTGACTGTGTTAATGGAAAAGGGGTTGCTTCACCACAAATGTTGCAG GTGCAGGAGCAACTCAAACTTTCTGCAAAGACGAAGGGGTTACTAACTTCTTCAGAAGCACCGCCTATTAAG GGTTTTAAGGATATTGAAGACTTTCTGCTAGGGGGTGTCAACAGTCCTGCATCTGATGGCAAGGTTGAGAAGTTGCCAGGCCTACCCAGAAGAATGATTAG GACGAGAACAGCCATTTGTTAG